One window of Leifsonia sp. AK011 genomic DNA carries:
- a CDS encoding CDP-alcohol phosphatidyltransferase family protein, producing MGSTRASDVSSRVLTVPNLLSFLRLLLVPVFLSLIIQGNDALALLVLVISSVTDFLDGLIARTFRQISRLGQLLDPAADRLFIFAALIGLAVREVIPWWLLVIIVGRDVMLLGIGIVLANFGFGPLPVHHLGKVATLCLFYALPILMLGQAFPDVAWIADPLGWAFAIWGAFLYWWAGAVYLIEAVRVVRMTRVEDRAKSDTLGG from the coding sequence GTGGGATCGACCAGGGCGAGTGACGTCAGTAGCAGGGTGCTGACCGTACCCAACCTGCTGAGCTTCCTGCGGCTCCTTCTCGTGCCCGTGTTCCTTTCGCTCATCATCCAGGGCAATGATGCCCTCGCCCTTCTCGTCCTCGTGATCTCGAGCGTCACAGACTTCCTCGACGGGCTCATTGCGCGAACGTTCCGCCAGATCTCAAGGCTGGGACAGCTTCTCGATCCGGCCGCTGACCGGCTCTTCATCTTCGCTGCGCTTATCGGACTGGCCGTGCGCGAGGTGATTCCGTGGTGGCTGCTGGTCATCATCGTCGGGCGCGACGTGATGCTCCTCGGCATTGGCATCGTCCTCGCAAACTTCGGGTTCGGTCCGCTCCCGGTTCATCACCTCGGCAAGGTCGCAACCCTCTGCCTGTTCTATGCACTGCCCATCCTCATGCTGGGCCAGGCCTTCCCGGATGTCGCGTGGATCGCCGATCCGTTGGGATGGGCCTTCGCGATCTGGGGCGCCTTCCTCTACTGGTGGGCTGGGGCCGTGTACCTCATCGAGGCGGTCAGGGTGGTTCGGATGACGAGGGTCGAGGACCGTGCGAAATCCGATACGCTGGGTGGCTAG
- a CDS encoding flotillin family protein, with product MFSFSLDPLVNLIAIGAVVLVVLIVLIVLLRGIKVAKPDEAIIVTSRQKALKSGQVETENAGQRVVFGSRVFVKPIVEAYFKLSLRSRQLNVQATAQTRDAITIRVNAVAVVKVGGSESMVRAAAQRFLNQQDQIETSTEEVLSGSVRSIVGQLTVTEIITNRSALQGQVLEAVRESLDVQGLTIDTLQIKEIDDDNGYIKDLGRAEAARVKQVAEIAESVSRQASEEARIAADQAVAESQRKLDLRNAEIQKETDKARAEAAAAAPLAEAIAQQEVVAQQEVTAGKRVGLRKQELDAEIRAVADAEAYAIAKNAEANALAAVANANADRDARRSAAEAIEAEGVAERNRRRSAAEAVEAEGIAEKNRRIAASEALQAEGEAEAVAIRVRGNAEAEATKLKAEALAERAGDLLRQQIIDQLPEIVRAASEPLGSIGTMTVISSDGKGTEQVGQNVASQLTTVTQILKDLVGIDLGDIVTGRVTGQAIGEGLAGGSSTARRRAAKSAKADGSVEPKA from the coding sequence ATGTTCTCCTTCAGCCTCGACCCCCTCGTGAACCTCATCGCCATTGGCGCAGTCGTGCTCGTCGTCCTGATCGTGCTCATCGTGCTGCTCCGCGGCATCAAGGTCGCGAAGCCCGACGAGGCGATCATCGTCACCTCGCGCCAGAAGGCGCTGAAGAGCGGACAGGTAGAGACGGAGAACGCCGGGCAACGGGTCGTTTTCGGATCTCGTGTCTTCGTCAAGCCGATCGTCGAGGCGTACTTCAAGCTCAGCCTGCGAAGCCGGCAGCTCAACGTGCAGGCAACGGCCCAGACGCGGGATGCGATCACCATCCGCGTCAACGCGGTTGCCGTCGTCAAGGTCGGTGGTTCCGAGTCGATGGTTCGGGCCGCCGCCCAGCGATTCCTCAACCAGCAGGACCAGATCGAAACGTCGACCGAAGAGGTGCTGAGCGGTTCCGTCCGCTCGATCGTCGGACAGCTCACGGTCACCGAGATCATCACCAACCGCAGCGCCCTGCAGGGGCAGGTGCTCGAGGCCGTTCGCGAATCGCTCGATGTGCAGGGTCTGACGATCGACACTCTGCAGATCAAGGAGATCGACGACGACAACGGTTACATCAAGGATCTGGGCCGCGCCGAAGCAGCTCGCGTGAAGCAGGTGGCCGAGATCGCCGAGTCCGTCTCGCGCCAGGCCTCGGAAGAGGCCCGCATCGCCGCCGACCAGGCTGTCGCCGAGTCCCAGCGCAAGCTCGACCTGCGCAACGCCGAGATCCAGAAGGAGACCGACAAGGCTCGGGCGGAAGCCGCCGCCGCCGCCCCGCTCGCCGAGGCGATCGCCCAGCAGGAGGTCGTGGCCCAGCAGGAGGTTACCGCGGGCAAGCGCGTCGGACTCCGCAAGCAGGAGTTGGATGCCGAGATCCGCGCGGTCGCGGATGCCGAGGCCTACGCCATCGCCAAGAACGCCGAGGCCAACGCCCTCGCCGCCGTCGCGAACGCCAACGCCGATCGCGACGCGCGTCGCTCCGCAGCGGAGGCCATCGAGGCTGAGGGTGTTGCCGAGCGGAACCGTCGTCGCAGCGCGGCGGAAGCTGTGGAGGCCGAAGGTATCGCCGAGAAGAACCGCCGTATCGCGGCATCCGAGGCACTTCAGGCCGAGGGTGAGGCCGAGGCAGTGGCCATTCGCGTTCGCGGTAACGCAGAAGCCGAGGCGACCAAGCTCAAGGCGGAGGCCCTCGCTGAGCGTGCTGGAGACCTCCTCCGTCAGCAGATCATCGACCAGCTGCCCGAGATCGTCCGCGCCGCATCGGAGCCGCTCGGCTCGATCGGAACCATGACCGTCATCTCCTCGGACGGCAAGGGCACCGAGCAGGTCGGTCAGAACGTGGCCAGCCAGCTCACGACCGTGACCCAGATCCTCAAGGACCTCGTGGGAATCGATCTCGGCGACATCGTGACGGGTCGAGTGACCGGCCAGGCGATCGGAGAAGGACTGGCCGGCGGGTCGAGCACGGCCCGTCGGAGAGCTGCGAAGTCGGCGAAGGCCGATGGTTCGGTCGAACCCAAGGCCTGA
- a CDS encoding MerR family transcriptional regulator, producing MTELSRNEETRYDLGLLFTDGLPELDDAAGYRGAIAARAAGISYRQLDYWARTQLVEPTVRGAAGSGSQRLYGFRDILVLKLVKRLLDTGISLQQIRVAVNQLREAGINDLAQTTLMSDGASVYLCTSNDEVIDLVSRGQGVFGIAVGKVLREVEQDLVELDSTPAEDPMDELARRRAARAAS from the coding sequence ATGACTGAACTCAGCCGTAACGAGGAGACTCGCTACGACCTCGGTCTGCTCTTCACCGATGGGCTCCCGGAGCTCGACGACGCAGCGGGCTACCGCGGTGCCATTGCGGCTCGCGCGGCGGGCATCAGCTACCGTCAGCTCGACTACTGGGCTCGCACCCAGCTCGTCGAGCCCACCGTTCGCGGTGCGGCCGGTTCCGGTTCCCAGCGACTCTACGGCTTCCGCGACATCCTTGTTCTCAAGCTCGTCAAGCGTCTTCTCGACACCGGGATCTCGCTGCAGCAGATTCGCGTGGCGGTCAACCAGCTGCGCGAAGCCGGCATCAACGACCTCGCCCAGACGACTCTCATGAGCGACGGTGCCAGCGTCTACCTGTGCACGTCGAACGACGAGGTCATCGACCTCGTGAGCCGTGGCCAGGGCGTTTTCGGCATCGCCGTGGGCAAGGTCCTGCGTGAGGTCGAGCAGGATCTCGTGGAGCTCGACTCCACCCCGGCTGAGGACCCGATGGACGAGCTCGCCCGTCGTCGCGCCGCCCGCGCCGCTTCCTAA
- a CDS encoding MerR family transcriptional regulator has product MPRSAAQTRASGSSSLLSIGQVLAKLNPEFPDLSPSKLRFLEERQLVSPARTESGYRKFSAADMDRLRFVLTMQRDHYLPLKVIRGFLEDLDAGRTPELPGGAVAAPSMLSSERKLTKDELIREAGANAMLLGDAISASLIVPGEVFGEDALYVLKALVELQRSGIEPRHLRGFRAAAERELGLIENALMPVARRKDAASRARAAEMAREIAGQLEIVRSSLIRSALTRLDS; this is encoded by the coding sequence GTGCCGCGCAGTGCGGCCCAGACGCGCGCGTCTGGGAGTTCCTCGCTATTGAGCATTGGCCAGGTGCTCGCCAAGCTCAACCCGGAGTTTCCCGACCTGTCGCCGTCCAAGCTGCGGTTCCTCGAGGAACGACAACTCGTCTCCCCGGCGCGAACCGAGTCCGGCTACCGCAAGTTCTCGGCCGCTGACATGGATCGGCTCCGCTTCGTACTCACGATGCAGCGTGACCACTACCTCCCGCTCAAGGTCATCCGGGGATTCCTCGAGGACCTCGATGCCGGTCGAACCCCGGAGTTGCCCGGCGGCGCTGTTGCAGCGCCTTCAATGCTCTCCTCTGAGCGGAAGCTCACGAAGGATGAGTTGATTCGTGAGGCCGGCGCGAACGCGATGCTCCTCGGCGATGCGATCTCGGCGTCTCTCATCGTTCCGGGTGAGGTCTTCGGGGAGGACGCCCTCTACGTGCTCAAGGCCCTCGTGGAGTTGCAGAGATCCGGAATCGAGCCGCGTCACCTTCGGGGCTTCCGCGCAGCGGCCGAGCGTGAACTGGGCCTCATCGAGAACGCTCTCATGCCCGTCGCACGCCGCAAGGATGCCGCGAGCAGGGCGCGGGCGGCCGAGATGGCGCGCGAGATCGCAGGGCAGCTCGAAATTGTTCGGAGCAGTCTCATCCGATCTGCCCTGACACGACTTGATTCGTAG
- a CDS encoding FHA domain-containing protein, with protein sequence MVDSAGQDDTAGRVPSSDDTTVHYGDEFAAQLAALDGGVSGEEVDAIAALPSGSALLIVRRGPNVGARFLLDGDVTTVGRHPDADIFLDDVTVSRRHAEFLRHGTTFQVKDLGSLNGTYFDGVRIDTALLSDGAEVQVGKFRLTFYASRLDLAHLAGS encoded by the coding sequence ATGGTTGATTCCGCTGGTCAGGATGACACCGCCGGTAGGGTGCCCTCAAGCGACGACACCACCGTTCACTACGGTGATGAATTCGCGGCACAGCTGGCGGCGCTCGATGGTGGAGTTTCCGGTGAAGAGGTCGACGCGATTGCCGCTCTTCCCTCCGGATCTGCTCTCCTCATCGTGAGGCGCGGGCCCAACGTCGGTGCTCGCTTCCTGTTGGACGGGGATGTCACGACCGTCGGTCGCCATCCCGACGCGGACATCTTCCTCGACGACGTGACCGTGTCGCGTCGTCACGCTGAATTCCTGCGTCACGGAACGACGTTCCAGGTCAAGGACCTCGGTTCGCTGAACGGCACGTACTTCGACGGTGTTCGCATCGACACCGCGCTCCTCAGCGACGGTGCAGAGGTGCAAGTGGGCAAGTTCCGACTGACGTTCTATGCGTCACGGCTGGATCTCGCTCACCTGGCTGGTTCGTAG
- a CDS encoding DUF1295 domain-containing protein encodes MSPLVTVILIAAAVCAFTWIMSLITKEHSWVDRLWSIVPVIYVWVFAAYAGLADTRLNVMAVLVTLWGARLTFNFARKGGYSGTEDYRWPILRARMKGWQFEIFNLLFIVLYQNTILVLITLPTLTAFEHRDTPFGVLDVAVTVLFLALLAGETIADQQQWNFHQQKKAGGADFRPRFLQTGLWKYSRHPNFFFEQAQWWALFLFGAIAAGSLLQWTVLGALLLTGLFIGSTIFTESITKSRYPEYADYQATTSPVVPLPPRRAARRVTA; translated from the coding sequence ATGTCTCCGCTCGTCACCGTCATCCTCATCGCGGCAGCAGTGTGCGCCTTCACCTGGATCATGTCCCTCATCACGAAGGAACACTCCTGGGTCGATCGTCTGTGGTCGATCGTTCCGGTGATCTACGTGTGGGTCTTCGCCGCGTACGCGGGGCTCGCCGACACCCGCCTCAACGTCATGGCCGTGCTTGTGACGCTCTGGGGGGCCCGGCTCACCTTCAACTTCGCGAGGAAGGGCGGCTACTCGGGCACCGAGGACTACCGCTGGCCGATCCTTCGTGCTCGCATGAAGGGGTGGCAGTTCGAGATCTTCAATCTGCTCTTCATCGTGCTGTACCAGAACACGATCCTCGTGCTCATCACGCTCCCGACCCTCACGGCGTTCGAGCACCGCGACACTCCATTCGGAGTTCTCGACGTCGCTGTGACGGTGCTCTTCCTCGCGTTGCTGGCCGGCGAGACGATCGCCGACCAGCAGCAGTGGAATTTCCACCAGCAGAAGAAGGCCGGCGGGGCCGACTTCCGTCCGCGATTCCTGCAGACGGGACTGTGGAAGTACTCGCGGCATCCCAATTTCTTCTTCGAGCAGGCGCAGTGGTGGGCGCTCTTCCTCTTCGGCGCGATTGCGGCCGGCTCGCTCCTGCAGTGGACGGTTCTCGGCGCACTCCTGCTCACCGGCCTGTTCATCGGCTCGACGATCTTCACCGAGTCGATCACCAAGTCGCGCTACCCGGAGTACGCGGACTACCAGGCGACCACCTCCCCCGTAGTTCCGCTGCCGCCGCGTCGCGCCGCTCGTCGAGTCACGGCCTAG
- the rlmN gene encoding 23S rRNA (adenine(2503)-C(2))-methyltransferase RlmN, which produces MDKIVRDARPQVRPTPEGWKQAMGPDGRPALQFASPKRGKPPVHLADLTPEARRERLKELGMPAYRAAQLSTHYFSHYTDVASDMTDLPASGREELVAGMLPPLLTEVRRLETDKGDTIKFLWKLHDGALVESVLMRYPGRITLCVSSQAGCGMNCPFCATGQAGLTRNMSTAEIIDQIVRANKAIAAGELGGPVRGEGGERVTNIVFMGMGEPLANYKRVVDAVRIMTAPQPEGLGMSARHITVSTVGLVPAILKLAEEKIPVTFALSLHAPDDELRDELIPVNSRWKVDEALDAARSYFEATGRRVSIEYALIKDMNDHGWRADLLAAKLNERGKGWVHVNPIPLNPTPGSIWTSSEPDVMREFVRRIEAAGIPTTLRDTRGKDIDGACGQLAASDS; this is translated from the coding sequence ATGGACAAGATTGTGCGGGACGCCCGACCCCAGGTGCGACCGACCCCCGAGGGGTGGAAGCAGGCCATGGGTCCGGATGGGCGACCCGCCCTCCAGTTCGCCTCGCCGAAGCGCGGCAAGCCGCCCGTGCATCTCGCCGACCTCACGCCGGAAGCGCGCCGCGAGCGGCTCAAGGAGCTCGGGATGCCCGCCTACCGTGCGGCCCAACTCTCGACCCACTACTTCTCCCACTACACCGATGTGGCGTCCGACATGACGGACTTGCCCGCCTCGGGTCGCGAGGAGCTCGTCGCCGGAATGCTCCCGCCTCTGCTCACCGAGGTGCGTCGCCTCGAGACGGACAAGGGCGACACGATCAAGTTCCTCTGGAAGCTGCACGATGGCGCGCTCGTCGAGTCCGTGCTCATGCGCTACCCCGGCAGGATCACGCTGTGCGTCTCGTCGCAGGCCGGCTGCGGCATGAACTGCCCCTTCTGCGCGACCGGGCAGGCGGGCCTCACCCGCAACATGTCGACCGCCGAGATCATCGACCAGATCGTGCGCGCCAACAAGGCCATCGCCGCGGGGGAGCTAGGTGGCCCCGTGCGAGGCGAGGGCGGCGAACGCGTCACCAACATCGTCTTCATGGGCATGGGCGAGCCCCTCGCCAACTACAAGCGCGTTGTCGATGCTGTGCGCATCATGACGGCACCGCAGCCCGAAGGGCTCGGTATGTCTGCTCGGCACATCACCGTGTCGACGGTCGGCCTCGTGCCCGCCATCCTCAAGCTCGCCGAGGAGAAGATCCCGGTCACCTTCGCGCTCTCGCTCCACGCGCCCGACGACGAGCTCCGCGACGAGCTCATCCCCGTCAACTCCCGCTGGAAGGTCGACGAGGCGCTGGATGCCGCCCGCTCCTACTTCGAGGCGACCGGTCGCCGCGTCTCGATCGAGTACGCACTCATCAAGGACATGAACGACCACGGATGGCGCGCCGACCTCCTTGCCGCAAAACTCAACGAGCGCGGCAAGGGGTGGGTCCACGTCAACCCGATCCCGCTGAATCCGACTCCCGGCTCGATCTGGACCTCGTCGGAGCCCGACGTGATGCGCGAGTTCGTTCGCCGGATCGAGGCCGCGGGCATCCCCACGACGCTGCGCGACACTCGCGGCAAGGACATCGACGGGGCCTGCGGGCAGCTCGCCGCATCCGACTCCTGA
- a CDS encoding Pr6Pr family membrane protein encodes MRPAFGIFRLLAAGAGIAAIVGQLITSLDYWAKNDVTNVPLALVNFFSFFTILSNVGAIIVMLIGGYLLFTRKAGDPSWYNLLRASVATYMIITGIVYNLLLRGIQLPQGTTLEWSNEILHVAIPIVMLLDWIFTPGRLPIEWNQLWKFLVFPVVWVVYTMVRGPFTPNELAGTSYWYPYPFLNPYISHNGYLSVAFYIVLIAATIGLVAAGVIWVSRRKPVFS; translated from the coding sequence ATGAGACCAGCCTTCGGAATCTTCCGCCTCCTTGCCGCTGGCGCGGGTATCGCCGCGATCGTCGGCCAGCTGATCACGAGCCTCGACTACTGGGCCAAGAATGACGTCACCAATGTTCCACTCGCCCTGGTGAACTTCTTCAGCTTCTTCACGATCCTCTCCAATGTCGGAGCCATCATCGTGATGCTCATCGGCGGGTACCTGCTCTTCACCCGCAAAGCTGGTGACCCCTCGTGGTACAACCTGCTGCGAGCATCGGTCGCCACCTACATGATCATCACGGGCATCGTCTACAACCTGCTGCTGCGTGGCATCCAGCTGCCGCAGGGCACCACCCTCGAGTGGTCCAATGAGATCCTCCACGTCGCGATCCCCATCGTCATGCTGCTCGACTGGATCTTCACGCCCGGCCGCCTCCCCATCGAGTGGAACCAGCTCTGGAAGTTTCTTGTCTTCCCGGTCGTCTGGGTGGTGTACACGATGGTCCGTGGGCCCTTCACACCCAACGAGCTTGCGGGTACCTCCTACTGGTATCCGTACCCTTTCCTCAACCCGTACATCTCGCACAACGGGTACCTCTCGGTGGCCTTCTACATCGTGCTCATCGCGGCGACGATCGGACTTGTCGCAGCGGGGGTCATCTGGGTGTCCCGTCGCAAGCCGGTGTTCAGCTAG
- a CDS encoding HAD-IC family P-type ATPase: MLRGDAGPAGTQEAGLTSAEVAERHADGRTNDFSPPSSRSLGAILRANVLTLFNGIIAGCFIVLLAIGHWQDALFGLSALANAIIGTVQEYRAKLALDKLALLNAPLARVRRDGLEQQVPVADVVLDDLLELRPGEQIPADAVVVASARLQVDESMLTGESDPVDKDPDDRLLSGSVIVAGEGAARVDRVGADSFANQLASQAKRFSLVASELRSSINRVLKWLTWAIGPLTLLVLNAQMVTEGGWAVAIESGDWRSAAVDTIAAVVAMIPLGLVLMTSIAFAVGAVKLSARKVLVQELAAVEGLARVDIICLDKTGTLTAGDIVFDEAHPLGNDSSDDWKRVLAWNGAEPDANATARCLAPEFPVQEAIEATHRIPFSSARKWSAVSFATGPSGAWVLGGPEMVFADAPQHEPLLARAAQLAGSGKRTLVLAQAPAKLTAADAEAEKRPEGLVPLALLTFRESIRPDARKTLDYFAEQGVDVRIISGDNPHTVAAIAREVGLESAQGYDARDLPEDEKELRSVLEKNQVFGRVTPEQKRAIVLSLKAAGHTVAMTGDGVNDALAIKDADIGIAMESGSAATKAVARLILLDGKFSHLPGVVREGRQVIANVERVSMLFLSKTAYAVALALIFGVFLMEFPFLPRQLSVTDGLTIGIPAFFLALLPNARRYEPGFLRRSLAFAIPAGIVIALMITAIALIANAQQVTVAEERTGATIAIALAGLAVLVSKSLPFTWIKGAIVAAMVLGLILVLVVPIASSFLILVPLPAEYLSSVLVCVGFAVIGIGLVHILHSRLVLGRR, encoded by the coding sequence ATGCTGAGGGGCGACGCGGGGCCGGCGGGGACGCAGGAAGCGGGACTCACCTCCGCCGAGGTGGCGGAACGCCACGCGGATGGCAGGACCAACGACTTCTCCCCGCCCTCCAGCCGCAGCCTCGGAGCGATCCTGCGCGCGAACGTGCTCACGCTGTTCAACGGGATCATCGCGGGCTGTTTCATCGTTCTGCTGGCGATCGGGCACTGGCAGGACGCGCTGTTCGGACTGAGCGCCCTCGCGAACGCGATTATCGGCACGGTGCAGGAGTACAGGGCGAAGCTCGCGCTCGACAAGCTCGCACTCCTCAACGCGCCGCTGGCGAGGGTCCGACGCGACGGACTCGAGCAGCAGGTTCCGGTCGCCGACGTGGTGCTGGATGACCTGCTCGAGTTGCGGCCGGGCGAGCAGATTCCGGCGGACGCCGTGGTCGTGGCATCCGCTCGCCTGCAGGTCGACGAGTCGATGCTCACGGGGGAGTCCGACCCCGTGGACAAGGATCCGGACGACCGTTTGCTCTCAGGTTCCGTCATCGTGGCCGGTGAGGGTGCCGCCCGAGTCGACCGGGTGGGTGCCGATTCCTTCGCCAACCAGCTCGCGAGCCAGGCGAAGCGCTTCTCACTCGTCGCGTCGGAGTTGCGCTCCTCGATCAACCGCGTGCTGAAATGGCTGACTTGGGCGATCGGCCCCCTCACTCTCCTCGTGCTCAATGCCCAGATGGTGACCGAGGGCGGGTGGGCGGTCGCCATCGAATCGGGCGACTGGCGCTCGGCCGCGGTGGACACTATCGCTGCGGTCGTTGCGATGATTCCGCTCGGGCTGGTTCTGATGACGAGCATCGCGTTTGCGGTGGGTGCGGTGAAGCTCTCGGCCCGCAAGGTGCTCGTGCAGGAACTCGCCGCAGTCGAGGGCCTCGCCAGGGTCGACATCATCTGCCTGGACAAGACCGGCACTCTGACGGCGGGCGACATTGTCTTCGACGAAGCTCATCCGCTCGGCAATGACAGCAGTGACGACTGGAAGCGCGTGCTCGCGTGGAACGGCGCAGAACCCGATGCCAACGCGACCGCACGGTGTCTCGCGCCGGAGTTTCCCGTGCAGGAAGCGATCGAGGCCACCCATCGGATCCCGTTCTCGTCCGCTCGCAAATGGAGTGCCGTGTCCTTTGCGACCGGGCCGTCGGGCGCTTGGGTCCTGGGTGGCCCGGAGATGGTGTTCGCGGATGCACCCCAGCACGAGCCACTTCTGGCCCGGGCAGCGCAACTCGCTGGGTCCGGCAAGAGGACCCTCGTGCTGGCCCAGGCTCCCGCGAAGCTGACCGCGGCGGACGCGGAGGCCGAAAAGCGCCCCGAGGGCCTCGTGCCCCTGGCCCTCCTGACGTTTCGGGAGAGCATCCGTCCCGATGCTCGCAAGACGCTCGACTACTTCGCCGAGCAGGGCGTCGACGTCCGCATCATCTCGGGGGACAACCCGCACACGGTCGCGGCGATCGCGCGCGAGGTGGGCCTTGAGTCTGCCCAGGGCTATGACGCTCGTGACCTGCCAGAGGACGAAAAGGAACTGCGGTCCGTCCTCGAGAAGAACCAGGTATTCGGTCGAGTGACCCCCGAGCAGAAGCGCGCAATCGTGCTCTCCCTCAAGGCTGCGGGACACACCGTCGCCATGACGGGAGACGGTGTCAACGATGCCCTCGCGATCAAGGATGCGGACATCGGCATCGCGATGGAATCGGGCTCGGCCGCGACGAAGGCTGTGGCCAGACTCATCCTCCTCGACGGCAAGTTCTCGCACCTGCCCGGTGTGGTAAGGGAGGGGAGGCAGGTCATTGCGAACGTCGAGCGTGTCTCGATGCTCTTCCTCTCGAAAACTGCCTACGCCGTCGCGCTTGCCCTGATCTTCGGCGTTTTTCTCATGGAGTTCCCGTTCCTTCCGAGGCAGCTGTCGGTCACCGATGGACTGACGATCGGCATCCCGGCCTTCTTCCTCGCCCTGCTGCCGAACGCGCGACGCTACGAACCTGGCTTCCTCCGCCGATCTCTGGCCTTCGCCATCCCCGCGGGAATCGTGATCGCGCTCATGATCACGGCGATCGCCCTCATCGCGAACGCACAGCAGGTCACCGTTGCGGAGGAGCGCACGGGCGCAACGATCGCCATCGCCCTCGCGGGCCTCGCCGTGCTCGTGTCGAAGTCGCTGCCGTTCACCTGGATCAAGGGTGCGATCGTCGCCGCGATGGTGCTCGGGCTGATTCTCGTGCTCGTCGTACCGATCGCCAGCTCGTTCCTCATCCTCGTGCCCCTGCCGGCCGAGTACCTCAGCTCCGTCCTGGTGTGTGTCGGGTTCGCGGTGATCGGAATCGGGCTCGTGCACATCCTGCACTCACGGCTGGTCCTGGGGCGACGATGA
- a CDS encoding co-chaperone YbbN, whose amino-acid sequence MGTLGAVTDDTFESAVLAASGVVIVDFWAEWCPPCKHLEPVLEQLASEHPEITIVKMDADANPERTIEYGALSLPTLKVFVDGRLDRTLVGAKPRAALERELAKYLTVP is encoded by the coding sequence ATGGGCACCTTGGGTGCCGTGACGGATGACACCTTCGAGAGCGCTGTGCTCGCGGCATCCGGGGTCGTCATCGTCGACTTCTGGGCCGAATGGTGCCCGCCCTGCAAGCATCTCGAGCCCGTTCTCGAGCAGCTGGCCTCAGAGCATCCGGAGATCACGATCGTGAAGATGGATGCCGACGCCAACCCCGAGCGGACGATCGAGTACGGCGCGCTCTCCCTCCCGACGCTCAAGGTCTTCGTCGACGGTCGTCTGGACCGCACGCTCGTCGGCGCGAAACCGCGTGCAGCCCTGGAGCGCGAGCTGGCGAAGTACCTCACCGTTCCGTAG
- a CDS encoding cupin domain-containing protein produces the protein MTRPTAQQIIEALDLAPAQTCGYVRVSYANDVRLAEGVLPEPFQSARPLGTALYFLVAPEAPVKLHRIRNDQLYHYYSGDPLELLLLMADGTSQRHTIGPDILAGHEVQLLIPGGTFHTARVAGDWFLGGSTEWPGVVPEDVELGDADALAQRHPDVAELIRTYPLPRS, from the coding sequence ATGACGCGGCCTACAGCCCAACAGATCATCGAGGCGCTCGATCTGGCGCCGGCGCAGACGTGCGGATACGTGCGTGTGAGCTATGCGAACGATGTCCGCCTAGCGGAGGGTGTCCTGCCTGAGCCGTTCCAGTCGGCGCGGCCGCTCGGCACCGCGCTCTACTTCCTCGTCGCCCCTGAGGCGCCGGTGAAGCTCCACCGCATACGCAACGACCAGCTCTACCACTACTACTCCGGGGACCCACTCGAGCTCTTGCTTCTCATGGCGGATGGCACGAGCCAGCGCCACACGATCGGGCCGGACATCCTCGCCGGGCACGAGGTGCAACTGCTGATTCCGGGAGGGACCTTCCACACGGCGCGCGTGGCGGGTGACTGGTTCCTCGGCGGCTCGACGGAGTGGCCGGGTGTGGTGCCCGAGGACGTTGAACTCGGAGACGCGGATGCCCTGGCTCAGCGTCATCCCGACGTCGCCGAGTTGATCCGTACCTACCCACTTCCGCGCAGCTAG
- a CDS encoding RNA-binding S4 domain-containing protein: MAAGTVRVDSWLWAVRIYKTRSAATTGCRAGHVKVNGERAKAAQAIKRGDEVRVRIAGFDRILSVNELLVKRVSPAIAATAYVDNSPPLPAPEETAFIPRRDRGAGRPTKRERRDIDRLLGRS, encoded by the coding sequence ATGGCAGCCGGAACCGTGCGCGTCGACAGCTGGCTCTGGGCTGTGCGCATCTACAAGACACGCTCCGCAGCGACGACTGGCTGCCGAGCGGGGCACGTCAAGGTCAACGGGGAGCGTGCCAAGGCCGCGCAGGCGATCAAGCGGGGCGATGAGGTTCGCGTGCGCATTGCAGGGTTCGACCGGATCCTCAGTGTGAACGAACTGCTCGTCAAGCGTGTGTCACCGGCCATCGCCGCCACAGCCTACGTGGACAACTCCCCGCCGTTGCCAGCCCCCGAGGAGACGGCCTTCATCCCTCGGCGGGACCGTGGCGCCGGGCGACCCACCAAGCGGGAGCGGCGCGATATCGACCGCCTGCTGGGGCGCTCCTAG